In a single window of the Pongo abelii isolate AG06213 chromosome 1, NHGRI_mPonAbe1-v2.0_pri, whole genome shotgun sequence genome:
- the HCN3 gene encoding potassium/sodium hyperpolarization-activated cyclic nucleotide-gated channel 3 isoform X2, giving the protein MEAEQRPAAGASEGATPGLEAVPPVAPPPATAASGPIPKSGPEPKRRHLGTLLQPTVNKFSLRVFGSHKAVEIEQERVKSAGAWIIHPYSDFRFYWDLIMLLLMVGNLIVLPVGITFFKEENSPPWIVFNVLSDTFFLLDLVLNFRTGIVVEEGAEILLAPRAIRTRYLRTWFLVDLISSIPVDYIFLVVELEPRLDAEVYKTARALRIVRFTKILSLLRLLRLSRLIRYIHQWEENHSWGRQYSHALFKAMSHMLCIGYGQQAPVGMPDVWLTMLSMIVGATCYAMFIGHATALIQSLDSSRRQYQEKYKQVEQYMSFHKLPADTRQRIHEYYEHRYQGKMFDEESILGELSEPLREEIINFTCRGLVAHMPLFAHADPSFVTAVLTKLRFEVFQPGDLVVREGSVGRKMYFIQHGLLSVLARGARDTHLTDGSYFGEICLLTRGRRTASVRADTYCRLYSLSVDHFNAVLEEFPMMRRAFETVAMDRLRRIGKKNSILQRKRSEPSPGSSGGIMEQHLVQHDRDMARGVRGLAPSTGARLSGKPVLWEPLVHVPLQAAAVTSNVAIALTHQRGPLPLSPDSPATLLARSAWRSAGSPASPLVPVRAGPWASTSRLPAPPARTLHASLSRAGRSQVSLLGPPPGGGGRRLGPRGRPLSASQPSLPQRATGDGSPGRKGSGSERLPPSGLLAKPRTAQPPRPPVPEPATPRGLQLSANM; this is encoded by the exons ATGGAGGCGGAGCAGCGGCCGGCGGCGGGGGCCAGCGAAGGGGCGACCCCTGGGCTGGAGGCGGTGCCTCCCGTTGCTCCCCCGCCTGCAACTGCGGCCTCAGGTCCGATCCCCAAATCTGGGCCTGAGCCTAAGAGGAGGCACCTTGGGACGCTGCTCCAGCCTACGGTCAACAAGTTCTCCCTTCGGGTGTTCGGCAGCCACAAAGCAGTGGAAATCGAGCAGGAGCGGGTGAAGTCAGCGGGGGCCTGGATCATCCACCCCTACAGCGACTTCCG GTTTTACTGGGACCTGATCATGCTGCTGCTGATGGTGGGGAACCTCATCGTCCTGCCTGTGGGCATCACCTTCTTCAAGGAGGAGAACTCCCCGCCTTGGATCGTCTTCAACGTATTGTCTGATACTTTCTTCCTACTGGATCTGGTGCTCAACTTCCGAACGGGCATCGTGGTGGAGGAGGGTGCTGAGATCCTGCTAGCACCGCGGGCCATCCGCACGCGCTACCTGCGCACCTGGTTCCTGGTTGACCTCATCTCTTCTATTCCCGTGGATTACATCTTCCTAGTGGTGGAGCTGGAACCACGGTTGGACGCTGAGGTCTACAAAACGGCACGGGCCCTACGCATCGTTCGCTTCACCAAGATCCTAAGCCTGCTGAGGCTGCTCCGCCTCTCCCGCCTCATCCGCTACATACACCAGTGGGAGGAG AACCACTCGTGGGGCCGCCAGTATTCCCATGCCCTGTTCAAGGCCATGAGCCACATGCTGTGCATTGGCTAtgggcagcaggcacctgtaggcATGCCCGACGTCTGGCTCACCATGCTCAGCATGATCGTGGGTGCCACATGCTATGCCATGTTCATCGGCCACGCCACGGCACTCATCCAGTCCCTGGACTCTTCCCGGCGTCAGTACcaggagaag TACAAGCAGGTGGAGCAGTACATGTCCTTCCACAAGCTGCCAGCAGACACGCGGCAGCGCATCCACGAATACTATGAGCACCGCTACCAGGGCAAGATGTTCGACGAGGAAAGCATCCTGGGCGAGCTGAGCGAGCCGCTTCGGGAG GAGATCATTAACTTCACCTGTCGGGGCCTGGTGGCCCACATGCCGCTGTTTGCCCACGCCGACCCCAGCTTCGTCACTGCAGTTCTCACCaagctgcgctttgaggtcttccAGCCGGGGGACCTCGTGGTGCGTGAGGGCTCCGTGGGGAGGAAGATGTACTTCATCCAGCATGGGCTGCTCAGTGTGCTGGCCCGCGGCGCCCGGGACACACACCTCACCGATGGATCCTACTTTGGGG AGATCTGCCTGCTAACTAGGGGCCGGCGCACAGCCAGTGTTCGGGCTGACACCTACTGCCGCCTCTACTCACTCAGTGTGGACCATTTCAATGCTGTGCTCGAGGAGTTCCCCATGATGCGCCGGGCCTTTGAGACTGTGGCCATGGATCGGCTGCGCCGCATCG GCAAGAAGAATTCCATACTGCAGCGGAAGCGCTCCGAGCCAAGTCCAGGCAGCAGTGGTGGCATCATGGAGCAGCACTTGGTGCAACATGACAGAGACATGGCTCGGGGTGTTCGGGGTCTGGCCCCAAGCACAGGAGCTCGGCTTAGTGGGAAGCCAGTACTGTGGGAGCCACTGGTACATGTGCCCCTTCAGGCAGCTGCTGTGACCTCCAATGTGGCCATTGCCCTGACTCACCAGCGGGGCCCTCTGCCCCTCTCCCCCGACTCTCCAGCCACCCTCCTTGCTCGCTCTGCTTGGCGCTCAGCAGGCTCTCCAGCTTCCCCGCTGGTGCCCGTCCGAGCTGGCCCGTGGGCATCCACCTCCCGCCTGCCCGCCCCACCTGCCCGAACCCTGCATGCCAGCCTATCCCGGGCAGGGCGCTCCCAGGTCTCCCTGCTGGGTCCCCCTCCAGGAGGAGGTGGACGGCGGCTAGGACCTCGGGGCCGCccactctcagcctcccaaccctCTCTGCCTCAGCGGGCAACAGGCGATGGCTCTCCTGGGCGTAAGGGATCAGGAAGTGAGAGGCTGCCTCCCTCAGGGCTCCTGGCCAAACCAAGGACAGCCCAGCCCCCCAGGCCACCAGTGCCTGAGCCAGCCACACCCCGGGGTCTCCAGCTTTCTGCCAACATGTAA
- the HCN3 gene encoding potassium/sodium hyperpolarization-activated cyclic nucleotide-gated channel 3 isoform X1, with the protein MEAEQRPAAGASEGATPGLEAVPPVAPPPATAASGPIPKSGPEPKRRHLGTLLQPTVNKFSLRVFGSHKAVEIEQERVKSAGAWIIHPYSDFRFYWDLIMLLLMVGNLIVLPVGITFFKEENSPPWIVFNVLSDTFFLLDLVLNFRTGIVVEEGAEILLAPRAIRTRYLRTWFLVDLISSIPVDYIFLVVELEPRLDAEVYKTARALRIVRFTKILSLLRLLRLSRLIRYIHQWEEIFHMTYDLASAVVRIFNLIGMMLLLCHWDGCLQFLVPMLQDFPPDCWVSINHMVNHSWGRQYSHALFKAMSHMLCIGYGQQAPVGMPDVWLTMLSMIVGATCYAMFIGHATALIQSLDSSRRQYQEKYKQVEQYMSFHKLPADTRQRIHEYYEHRYQGKMFDEESILGELSEPLREEIINFTCRGLVAHMPLFAHADPSFVTAVLTKLRFEVFQPGDLVVREGSVGRKMYFIQHGLLSVLARGARDTHLTDGSYFGEICLLTRGRRTASVRADTYCRLYSLSVDHFNAVLEEFPMMRRAFETVAMDRLRRIGKKNSILQRKRSEPSPGSSGGIMEQHLVQHDRDMARGVRGLAPSTGARLSGKPVLWEPLVHVPLQAAAVTSNVAIALTHQRGPLPLSPDSPATLLARSAWRSAGSPASPLVPVRAGPWASTSRLPAPPARTLHASLSRAGRSQVSLLGPPPGGGGRRLGPRGRPLSASQPSLPQRATGDGSPGRKGSGSERLPPSGLLAKPRTAQPPRPPVPEPATPRGLQLSANM; encoded by the exons ATGGAGGCGGAGCAGCGGCCGGCGGCGGGGGCCAGCGAAGGGGCGACCCCTGGGCTGGAGGCGGTGCCTCCCGTTGCTCCCCCGCCTGCAACTGCGGCCTCAGGTCCGATCCCCAAATCTGGGCCTGAGCCTAAGAGGAGGCACCTTGGGACGCTGCTCCAGCCTACGGTCAACAAGTTCTCCCTTCGGGTGTTCGGCAGCCACAAAGCAGTGGAAATCGAGCAGGAGCGGGTGAAGTCAGCGGGGGCCTGGATCATCCACCCCTACAGCGACTTCCG GTTTTACTGGGACCTGATCATGCTGCTGCTGATGGTGGGGAACCTCATCGTCCTGCCTGTGGGCATCACCTTCTTCAAGGAGGAGAACTCCCCGCCTTGGATCGTCTTCAACGTATTGTCTGATACTTTCTTCCTACTGGATCTGGTGCTCAACTTCCGAACGGGCATCGTGGTGGAGGAGGGTGCTGAGATCCTGCTAGCACCGCGGGCCATCCGCACGCGCTACCTGCGCACCTGGTTCCTGGTTGACCTCATCTCTTCTATTCCCGTGGATTACATCTTCCTAGTGGTGGAGCTGGAACCACGGTTGGACGCTGAGGTCTACAAAACGGCACGGGCCCTACGCATCGTTCGCTTCACCAAGATCCTAAGCCTGCTGAGGCTGCTCCGCCTCTCCCGCCTCATCCGCTACATACACCAGTGGGAGGAG ATCTTTCACATGACCTATGACCTGGCCAGTGCTGTGGTTCGCATCTTCAACCTCATTGGGATGATGCTGCTGCTATGTCACTGGGATGGCTGTCTGCAGTTCCTGGTGCCCATGCTGCAGGACTTCCCTCCCGACTGCTGGGTCTCCATCAACCACATGGTG AACCACTCGTGGGGCCGCCAGTATTCCCATGCCCTGTTCAAGGCCATGAGCCACATGCTGTGCATTGGCTAtgggcagcaggcacctgtaggcATGCCCGACGTCTGGCTCACCATGCTCAGCATGATCGTGGGTGCCACATGCTATGCCATGTTCATCGGCCACGCCACGGCACTCATCCAGTCCCTGGACTCTTCCCGGCGTCAGTACcaggagaag TACAAGCAGGTGGAGCAGTACATGTCCTTCCACAAGCTGCCAGCAGACACGCGGCAGCGCATCCACGAATACTATGAGCACCGCTACCAGGGCAAGATGTTCGACGAGGAAAGCATCCTGGGCGAGCTGAGCGAGCCGCTTCGGGAG GAGATCATTAACTTCACCTGTCGGGGCCTGGTGGCCCACATGCCGCTGTTTGCCCACGCCGACCCCAGCTTCGTCACTGCAGTTCTCACCaagctgcgctttgaggtcttccAGCCGGGGGACCTCGTGGTGCGTGAGGGCTCCGTGGGGAGGAAGATGTACTTCATCCAGCATGGGCTGCTCAGTGTGCTGGCCCGCGGCGCCCGGGACACACACCTCACCGATGGATCCTACTTTGGGG AGATCTGCCTGCTAACTAGGGGCCGGCGCACAGCCAGTGTTCGGGCTGACACCTACTGCCGCCTCTACTCACTCAGTGTGGACCATTTCAATGCTGTGCTCGAGGAGTTCCCCATGATGCGCCGGGCCTTTGAGACTGTGGCCATGGATCGGCTGCGCCGCATCG GCAAGAAGAATTCCATACTGCAGCGGAAGCGCTCCGAGCCAAGTCCAGGCAGCAGTGGTGGCATCATGGAGCAGCACTTGGTGCAACATGACAGAGACATGGCTCGGGGTGTTCGGGGTCTGGCCCCAAGCACAGGAGCTCGGCTTAGTGGGAAGCCAGTACTGTGGGAGCCACTGGTACATGTGCCCCTTCAGGCAGCTGCTGTGACCTCCAATGTGGCCATTGCCCTGACTCACCAGCGGGGCCCTCTGCCCCTCTCCCCCGACTCTCCAGCCACCCTCCTTGCTCGCTCTGCTTGGCGCTCAGCAGGCTCTCCAGCTTCCCCGCTGGTGCCCGTCCGAGCTGGCCCGTGGGCATCCACCTCCCGCCTGCCCGCCCCACCTGCCCGAACCCTGCATGCCAGCCTATCCCGGGCAGGGCGCTCCCAGGTCTCCCTGCTGGGTCCCCCTCCAGGAGGAGGTGGACGGCGGCTAGGACCTCGGGGCCGCccactctcagcctcccaaccctCTCTGCCTCAGCGGGCAACAGGCGATGGCTCTCCTGGGCGTAAGGGATCAGGAAGTGAGAGGCTGCCTCCCTCAGGGCTCCTGGCCAAACCAAGGACAGCCCAGCCCCCCAGGCCACCAGTGCCTGAGCCAGCCACACCCCGGGGTCTCCAGCTTTCTGCCAACATGTAA